In the genome of Ptychodera flava strain L36383 chromosome 13, AS_Pfla_20210202, whole genome shotgun sequence, one region contains:
- the LOC139148592 gene encoding uncharacterized protein — protein sequence MSELRQHSSGAIPPHQMTMIEPFSPDDDVAKKDVMTHKMLAKDFAASTTAHGLPKIFESRHVLLTLFWTLIFMTAMGVSIWQSSKLIKQYAARDVNTRIEVVTAKSLPFPAVSICNTNKLRKSAVENSKYTDLVAVDTEIVRPYYASECLDGDFRCNNSGCIKSYLKCDGYDNCRDKSDEVGCNYGDCGVNQFKCNTGGDDGVCIDRRQMCDRVLDCYGGEDEDRCVCKSKTEFSCSTSGRCISNDKLCNGVSDCPDGSDEISCVGFGNYCPEDYEKCDNDRKCIDPKWKCDGDNDCTDRTDEENCGDEVPLLSYVQSLYGYRDCVFML from the exons ATGTCGGAACTACGACAACATTCATCGGGCGCCATACCTCCTCATCAAATGACGATGATAGAGCCATTCAGCCCTGACGATGATGTTGCTAAAAAGGACGTTATGACGCACAAAATGCTCGCTAAAGACTTCGCGGCCAGCACCACGGCGCATGGTCTACCGAAGATCTTTGAGAGTCGACATGTCCTGTTGACGTTGTTTTGGACGCTGATTTTCATGACAGCCATGGGAGTGTCTATATGGCAGAGTTCCAAACTAATCAAACAATATGCCGCAAGAgatgtcaatacaagg ATTGAAGTTGTCACGGCGAAATCTCTCCCTTTTCCAGCTGTGTCCATATGTAACACTAACAAGCTGAGAAAGTCAGCGGTTGAAAATTCCAAGTACACTGACCTCGTTGCAGTTGATACGGAAATCGTTAGACCATACTACG CTTCTGAGTGTCTTGATGGAGATTTCCGTTGTAACAACTCAGGTTGTATCAAGAGTTACCTGAAATGTGACGGCTATGATAACTGTAGAGACAAAAGTGATGAAGTCGGTTGCAACTATG GTGACTGCGGCGTAAACCAATTTAAATGTAACACCGGAGGTGACGATGGCGTGTGCATTGATCGACGACAGATGTGCGATCGAGTTTTAGACTGTTATGGCGGAGAGGATGAAGATAGATGCG TGTGTAAATCTAAGACAGAGTTCAGCTGTTCCACTAGTGGCCGATGCATATCGAACGACAAGTTGTGCAATGGCGTCTCCGACTGCCCCGATGGTAGCGATGAAATCAGTT GTGTAGGCTTTGGCAATTACTGCCCTGAAGACTATGAAAAATGCGATAACGATAGAAAATGCATCGATCCAAAGTGGAAATGTGATGGAGACAATGATTGCACTGACAGGACAGATGAAGAAAATTGCGGAGATGAAG ttcctctcctttccTACGTACAatccctctatggatatagagactgtgtcttcatgctctga